GTCACACCAGAGAAGATGCACAATCCATACTGGCTTGGGATGTCGTCAGTTGCACAGATCAGTGGGCTATGGTGAAAGCCCTGGCCTTACAAAGTGCCTCTGATCTGTACATTAGTCTTCCACATTTTCAGCGTAACTACAAGGAATGGAAAGTCAGATGTATTCTTGTTATGTTTAGGCTTTATGAACAGCTGCTGTGGATTTCACAAAATGGTGCTTATTGACATTTGGGAAGCCATTAGTACCTGGTCAGGTGGATCTGTGACACTTCTCTAGTAAGCTCTACCCCATTTTCATTGGTGCTTTCTCAGTCTTTTCTTACATGTTAGCCTGTGAATAACCCCCCAAAATATAACTATTTCTTGTTATTGCAAAGGATTTTAAATCATTTTCTATAAATGATATGTTTATATTGTATGAATTGATACTATTGACAATAGCAGTTCTTATGGGGAGgtggaattattatttattatccaaAGAATATTTGCAGTTTGAAAGTAGCACCCAATAAAATTGACGGAGTGACTTTGATAACCTCAGGGTTTTAGTTCTGCTTCAGGGCTTATTTTTTGTTAGCACTGTAGACCCAAACACCCATCTTAGCTGAAATAAGTGAACAAATGCCGTTCCAGTTGCCATAATGCACTGTTAATTTATAGAATTCACTGCCCCAGATTGTGGCTTTGGCAACTAGCATAGGTAAGTCTCAAAGGGGATTAGAGATGAGAACATTTTACAGTGTCTGGAATGTGCTTATAATGCAACCTACAAGGTGCAAGAATGAGTGAAACTTCTTGGAATTAATGCAGCTTTTAATTTGTTCATCCTaaataagaacacacacacacacacactgatcaaTGATTTTATAGATAGGTTTAACTAATCTGGTATGTTCAGCCCAGgctaaaactaaaaaataaaagggTTGTGTTCCTTACCAAGCCCAGGTGGGGGCAAGGAAGGAGAATGTTCCAAAGGATGCTGTTAAAAACAGTATGAAGGGGACCCAGCCAATTAGTGGGGTTTTTAGTAATAGCATTTTCTAGGTAGGTCTTTTGGGCAACATAACCCTCATGTAGGAAATATGTGGGGTGTGTGAAGCAGTCTGAGGAAATGTTTGCCCTGTTCCTCCCATACCAGGCACAACAAACAGCAGCAAGTCTGACTTTACAAATAAGCGTACTCTTAACCAGCACAATGTAAGACTATTTTATCTGTCTAAAACAGGGAGCCtacatgctgccctccagatgttgttatgtTCCAGCTTCCCTAACcctcagccatcatggccaatggccagggatgatggcagctgtagtccaacacatctggatgGCACACCACTGGATCCTCTGGACATACACCAATATTCCAGCTGGCGGTGGCTGTCTAGGGTCTCATGGAAGCTTTTCTCACCATCAGCTGTTACCTGATTCTTTTAACCGGAGGTGGCAGAGgtcttggaccttctgcattcagagcaggGGCTGTTACTGGTGAGTTGTGATCTCTAAAGTCAATCAGAAAGCTGCTTCTGGTTCTCTGACCTAGATGATGTCACCTGTTTGTTACTTTCACATTTTGAAAGTTCCTTTGAGGTGAGGGAATCTTAAGACAGTGCCAagcttttttgaaaagcaatgtgCGAAGAAGTCCAAATATTTCGGCTAAATAGTGCTGTGGGTAGCTGTTGCctaggtaacacacacacacacacacacacacgagacacAAAGAGCAAAACCCTCCCAGCAAAACTTGCTAATTATTCTTTTTTGGTTATAACCAAGTCCTACATTCATCTGCATGAAATAAGATGAATGGTGTCTTTCTGGGCTGGCTGGCTTCCTTCCCCTGGATCGACAAAGTAGAACTGTTGCTGAAAAGATACTTGATTTAGGCTTGACAACACCTGATTTAAGCTTCAGCATAACGTGTATGACTGGTTTTCAgacaataaacacacacacacaacacaccagATTTTATCCATTGTGCTTGCATTAGCTCTGATCCAGCATCAACAGCATAATATGTCATCCTTATGTATAATGGAGGCAGGTAATCTTCTTGTCAAGGGAAAGGATATCACTTTTTTAAAGGATATACAACTTTTAAAATGTACAGTAGGAGTGCTCCAGCAGTGTATCTGcattggggcggggcgggggggggggttagtcaCACTCAGCAAGGAAATTAAATAGACAAATAAAATCCACTAAAATATATCCACTCCATTCTTCAGCTTGGCTATGACAAACTGTTAATTGGCTTCTCCGTTCCCAGTATTCTCTCTTAACAGCCACTTCACTTGGTCATTATACATTAGTGTAAATTCTGAAAGAATTGGTGCCTCAAAGTGCTTAATTTCCTGTTTCATGCCCatcccctttttaaaatgtaccCTATAGGCAGGGATTGTATTGTTTTTGAATCTTTCTGAAGTGTCTAAAAATCTTTATAGGCAGCAGCAGTAGAGGGAATGGTCAGGTGAGGGAATCTTAGACAgtgccaaccttttttttttttttttttttgaaaaaagcaatGTGTGAAGAAGTCCAAACATTCCCTTTTAAAGTAGCACAGGATGAGCACTCCACTATGGTGGCAATGCAACCTGAAGAGCGCACAGTCACCCAATATAAAGTTCACAAAACAGGCATTTGTGTAATGCATCATGAGTGATGTCATAGGCACAAGTTGTCTGTGATACATAACTGCATACTACAAAGACATCCCAGTAGCAATGTGTGTAGAAGGATGACTTGTGTTCCGCCAGTAATGTAATACAGCAGTTCTGAGTATTGGGCTGAGAGATATCCCTGCAACCCAACCTTGAGGAAAGACATGGGCATCCCACACAACAGCTGAATAGCAAATGTGCATAAAGGGATCATCTGAAAAAGGCCCTGAGATCCTGTTCTTTTGGCATTGTGTTatccctcttttttattttggctGTTAATTGCCAGAGTACTATTAAATTGGATTGTGTGTACTGTAGAAACAGAGTATCAACAAACATGCATGTAGCTATACCCATTTTTCTAAAAAAGATACTGGAGCTTTGAATACTGCAGCAGCTGAGATTATTTAAACAGTTTGAGGAACCACTTGAAATTTTATTTCCTTACTGTTTATTGTTTCAGCAAATGAGCTGCGTTGCCTAGGAATTTTTGTCAGCTGGAAAGACATGTTGAGTGTAGCAACTTGCCACTGCCATGTGCCCCCTAATTTTTGTTTAGTTTACATATAATCCATACCCCACTTTTCCGCCTTCCTAAATTCCAGCACCAGCTACATCTTAGGACCATCCTTGAGGAAGGGGGGTGGGTTTGCGATATGAGAAAGAGGCATATTTAGAAATAGGCATTTTCAGTCacatgcttccttccttcctttctgtggaAGAAGTCTGCTCAGGCTCGTTCGTTACATAATATATGCTTAAAATTGTCCCCTCTGATTATTTTCAATGCTCACCTTAATAGTGGTCACCATGAAAATAGGTTAGTAACCTAACAGAGAGTGAAGAGGTGCAGACTCCAAATGCCATGTAATACGTAAGCTCAAAGGAAGTACATACCCTCTTCAGCTTTGCAACACAAGCACACTTACATCAAACATAATTCCTGCTCATGTACATGAATCTATGCGTGTGCATGCTAGCACAATTTACCGATTTGAGAGAAAGGACTTTGTGTGGTTCCAAAAACTCCTGAGAGAGTGTGTTTGCAGTGTCCCAAAGAATCAAGTAGAGGTCAACCATGTACATACTTTCCATTGAAATCAAAAGCATTTTCGGAGCCACCAAGTTCTAGACACTGCAGGGCTTTGGGGTCTCTCCCACAGAATGAAATCCTGATTGTAAACATCTCACATCAACCGTCCATTGTCCTAAAGTTCTTCTAGAAAGCAGATCTCATCTCTAGTTTCTGCTGGAATCCTTCTGCTGGTAATACGGAACAGAACATGGGAACCTTGGCTTGGACATTCTTCCTATATTTATATAACAACAAGTTTTCATTTTCTATTAAActgttggttggtttttgtttaaaaaaaaagttgttgcaGAACTAGTTGGACATAAATGTCCCAAGTCCCTCCCAACATTCTTTCCCACATAGAAAACTGGAAGTCCAGCCAAGGATCCACATTCCTGGCTACAGGATAGTGCTGATGGTCTCTTTAGGGACCCTTGTGCTAGGCAGGGATTTCAGATATTCCAGGTGCTTCTTCGTGTCCTCTTGGTTGTGTCGAACATAGTACACCACATAGCTGATGACTAAAGTAAACCAGCTGAACATGGTAACAAACATGGCGACATCTGTGGTTTTCTGGTGCATGTTGCAAAAGTTGATGCCCGAATCAAGGATATGGAGCAGAGGTTTCCCAGCATACTCCTCTTGCACAGATGTCTGGCAGGTGATCTCGTTGACTGAATCGGGGTCTAGTTTCACTTCCCACAAGACTTCCTGCAAAGTACATTCACAGTGCCAGGGGTTATTGGACAGGCGGATCATGGCATTCAAGTTGACCAGGGCTTCCTTTGGGATCCTCTGTATGTGGTTGCCAGAGAGGTCAAGCAGCCGCAGGCCATCGGCAACCCCTTTGAACGCGGCAGAATCAATCTTCTCAATGGCATTTTTGGAGAGGTCTATCTCCTGCAAGTGGGCGAGGTGCCTGAATGTGCTATTAGGGACAGAGGTGATCTTATTGGCATCCAGCTTCAAAAACATGGTGTCCTTGGGAATATCTTTTGGAATTTCATCTAGGTTGCTAGCACTGCACAGAACAGCTGTGGCTCCTGAGTAGTTGGTGCACTGGCACTGGTCTGGGCAGGAGGTACAACAACCGGAAGGGGCAcagaagaggaggcagaagagggcTTGAGACCAGAACAACAGCGCAGGCCGAGATGCTTCAGCTGCTAGAAACATGCTGGTCATCCAATCAGGAGTGTGCAGTCCTGCATGGCTGCAAAGGTAAAGGCAAGGCTCTCTCAAAATCTTTTGAACTAGGAATTCCTACCATCACACACCAGCCCCCAGCTACCTGCAGAGACACAGGTCCAGCCCAGCCATCTGCTCCTCATTCCTCTTGTCTTCCAGAGGTGGGCAAGCAACCCAAATCAGTcccggattaaaccctgtggaggcccctagacAGTCTAAATCTCGGGGGGGGGAGGCCCtcacattgaactaagaaagcttgattgtaattttctttcgacatcaaatcaatattattttgaccCATTGTTGTAGGGCCCATAAGATGGTGCTTagtctgcctatttggtaatccggcACTGGTCCCCATGGGGGAAGACAATAGGAATAGGTTTTTCTAGGATTCACGATTCTCCAGTTCAGTCTAAGACAGCCAACCAAGCACCTGCTGTCCTACAAAGTTTGAGGACATGTTACAAATGCATGTAACGAAGGCCtgatagccagccagccagccttccttcctttgctggAACCATGGacaggggggcagagggggggagagaaacaaatgACAGCAGAAGTTAGCCCATGTGGCCTTGGCAAAGTCACAATGGCTGAGATTAGTACAAACACAGGTCTGGCACCGTACAGTGGAAGTAGGAGCTGATTTTGGATCACAACTGAAGAGGACTTTAAAGATAATCTAAAGGGACATATTGGTGTTCTTCCATTTAGAAAGGACATGTGAATAAATCCTGTTTTACATTAGAATTACATTTTGGTGGCTACTGCGCAGTGTGTTCTTACATTTGTATTGCACTGTGCAATGTAATGTATTTAATGTGAGGGATTTTCTGTGTGGCAGTTAGTTTAACTGCCGCTCGGGGCCTTAACTGACACCTATGAAGAAAAGTTGGTATTAGAATTCCCAGTATGCAAACAAAGGATTGAATGTATGCACATTTTGATTGGTGGGTGCAGGTTTAGAACTTTCAGCTAAACAGTGTGATTGGCTGGGGCTGGAACGGAAGGGCCAGAAGAAGCGCATATATGGTCAGCTGCTGGTCAGTGTTTAGTTAGCTGGCTGGAGACGGCTGGAGGTGCATGGTGTCTGTGGAGTCAGCCGAAAGGAAGAGACAAAGCCAGAGGAAGAGGATTGGATAAGAGGAAGGAAGACCTGAGAGGCAGGTAGAGTGGCTTGGTTGACTGAAGGACAGTAGAATCATTTGGCTTAGGCTGAACAGAAAAGGGGAGAACCTGCCtgcagcactgaagggagaaggCAGAAGCAACTTGAAATGCTGGTCTCTGGTGACTGGCAGGAGTAGTGAGGGAAGATTCTGACGCCAGTACTGCAAGACAAACCAGTACTTCCACAGGTCAGAAAAAGGATTGGAAAAAGTCCTCCACTACAGTGTTGGTGGGGATTAACTTGGGTGGAGAAAACAGAAGGGCAATTTGGCAAAAGATTTTTATAGGGTAACTACCGGTAACTGCTTCCTTACAGCTGTCTTAGTTTAACATTATAGTTGGATATACCGGTAAGCTGTTGATATTTAAACTGACAGTAATAACAAAGCATATACTACAGTACTATTTTAAAGTAACCAACTAAGCTTGTGCCCCTTATAATCTTGTAGGTCATAAAGGTAAAATACCTTCGTTAAATGTAATATCTGTATATGACCAGCTTTGTACCATGCCTGTTCCCCAACCTTAGTGGCTTACTGGTAAGTTAAGGGTTCAGACAAAGTAAGCGAGACTGAATGAGCAACATTGGAATGGGAGATGGGTTTTGTTATTATAGATTAAGTAAGGAAATGCCCTGCCCTCCTTTCCTCCACAGGTGGCAAGAAGGAAATGGGCCTTCTCCCCTGTTATCAGAGAGGTATTAACAACAGCATGCTTCTGTCACATCCATTTAACCAAAGGTTTTCCCAATAATTAATGCTAGATTCTACAGTCATATATTTTTCTGATAtttgtatttttcaaaataccCAGTCACCCTCTGGGTAGCAGCAACACTGCAGGGGGGCAGTGTTTCAACCTTGCCACTGCCTTGTCCCATTCAGGTAAGTGACAGCACCACACCACCCATTCCTGAACATATTTTACATTGTGAATTGCTTTGAGATTTTCTTAATAATAGTAAGTGATATAAAAGtactttaaaatacattaaaataaataaaatgtgtaccCTCTGCTGAGGGAAAAGCAGCTGTGGAGGGCAATGTGGAGTGGAGAAGTGATGTGTTTTAAAGGGGTTAGGCACTCCCTTAACCCCTACCACACATCTTCTTTAAAAAGCGTACCCTTCAGAAGTATTTTTTCCTCAATGCAACCAAGTCTATCAGGGGTTCGTTACATGCATTTGTGCATAACACTCAAATATTTATTTGAATCATGTTCATAATATATTACCAACTTCATATAGCTGTTGAAAAAAtgaccccaatttttttaaaaaccaggacACTGAAAACTGCATAAGTGATGGccattattgttgctgttgcattTATCAACCCATGCCTCAACATACGCACATTATGCACCACAAATTTGTATCGGTTTTATACAAGCTTAATTATTatggatgggaactgtagtctgtggAAGGGTACTTATAATTCTATGACATCTCTAAACCTTCACACAtagaactacaatccccagagttccctgaggaAAGGAAATGACTAGGTCTGCTACACTACAGCTTAAGTCTGTAGTATAAATATGCCCTGTTAGTGGCCAGCTGGGATCTAGAAAATTGAAGTTATTTTGCATTTGAACATCAGGGCAATATGGGGTGTTGGTGTCCAGCTGTATGTGTATCCTGTTATGGATCTCAGTCTTTGACTGTTGTGATGATgacgatggtgatgatgatagaGGAGAAATCCCCTCTATCTCCGGGAGAATCccgctgcttcccccctcccttgtccTACCTAGGAACGTTTTCAGCGGCGGCGCTCCTTTCCCTTTAATAGATGCGTCGTCGAGGGAATTCTGACAGGCGCAGCTTTTCCAAGCCGGGCAAGCGCCGTGACATGACAAGAGGcatctgctgctttccccacaactattaaaggtacaTGAGTCATAACGTCCAAAGGTTTGGCCATCCCTGCTGTAAGCCCAGCAGGGAAAGAGGATGATCTCCTTTTCCTCCAGGCGTTGTGAATATGACACTAAAGATCTCGCTGCAGCATCCGCCCACACGGTGCTTCGCAGACTTCCGAGCACGATGCCCGCAGTGCAAAAGCAGCCCGGATCTCGGAATCCCGCTTTGCAGGGCTCCGAGAGCCTCGTCAACTGCTTTAACTTAGATTGCTATGGATCCCATCCATCCTGCAGATCCGTCCCCGTTAAACCGACCGGCTGGCCCTCCCCGCCCCGGCgcacacctccctcccttccccaacctTAGGATGGCGTGCAGGCGCGTTACCTGAGCTGAGGTCACTGGAGCCCACCGGACGCGACTGTGCCAAGTTTCTCTCGCGCCACCAGCACAGCGCCGCTCTCCTGGCCACGCCCTTAGTCGAGGGGGCGGGCAGAGCCCAAGGCGGCGGCACCGCGGCGAGGACTTGCAGCCCGCTTGCGCGCAGGACTTGTTGCTGCCATCCTC
The sequence above is drawn from the Lacerta agilis isolate rLacAgi1 chromosome 5, rLacAgi1.pri, whole genome shotgun sequence genome and encodes:
- the LRRC3 gene encoding leucine-rich repeat-containing protein 3, giving the protein MTSMFLAAEASRPALLFWSQALFCLLFCAPSGCCTSCPDQCQCTNYSGATAVLCSASNLDEIPKDIPKDTMFLKLDANKITSVPNSTFRHLAHLQEIDLSKNAIEKIDSAAFKGVADGLRLLDLSGNHIQRIPKEALVNLNAMIRLSNNPWHCECTLQEVLWEVKLDPDSVNEITCQTSVQEEYAGKPLLHILDSGINFCNMHQKTTDVAMFVTMFSWFTLVISYVVYYVRHNQEDTKKHLEYLKSLPSTRVPKETISTIL